A single Deinococcus sedimenti DNA region contains:
- a CDS encoding helix-turn-helix domain-containing protein has product MSHGRLERTLKMNRTRFKRRTGIYPETFVEMENVLVERQRGKKKSGRPSALSLGEQLLLTLEFWREYRTFAHLGDDWGVHETTVQRTVERVEAALIASG; this is encoded by the coding sequence GTGAGCCACGGGCGCCTGGAACGCACGCTGAAGATGAACCGCACGCGCTTCAAACGCCGCACCGGGATCTATCCAGAAACATTCGTTGAGATGGAAAACGTCCTGGTCGAGCGGCAACGTGGCAAGAAGAAATCCGGGCGCCCCTCTGCGCTCAGTCTTGGTGAGCAACTCCTGCTGACCCTGGAATTCTGGCGGGAATACCGCACCTTCGCTCACCTGGGCGACGACTGGGGTGTCCACGAAACCACCGTGCAGCGCACGGTGGAACGCGTCGAAGCGGCCCTGATCGCCAGTGGGTAG
- a CDS encoding metal ABC transporter permease produces MDAVLPALLAPLGYDFMLRALLVSALVGAVCAVLSCFITLKGWSLMGDAVSHAVLPGVVLAYLLNLPFVVGAFAFGLLSVGAIGFIQSRSRVKEDTVIGVVFTALFSLGLVMISRVSSDVHLSHILFGDVLGISDADLWQTVIAGAVALGAILILRRDLLLYVFDATHARSIGLNTGLLYGALLVILALTIVSALQTVGVILVVAMLITPGATAYLLTDRFSRMMILAVTAGVLSSLIGTYASYFLDGATGACIVLTQSVLFGLAFLFAPKHGQLARRRQQQRERQAELQG; encoded by the coding sequence ATGGACGCCGTACTCCCCGCCCTGCTCGCGCCACTCGGGTACGACTTCATGCTGCGCGCCCTGCTCGTCTCCGCGCTGGTCGGCGCCGTGTGCGCGGTCCTGTCGTGCTTCATCACCCTCAAGGGCTGGTCCCTGATGGGCGACGCCGTGTCGCACGCCGTGCTGCCCGGCGTGGTCCTCGCGTACCTGCTGAACCTGCCGTTCGTCGTGGGTGCCTTCGCATTCGGGCTCCTCAGCGTCGGCGCGATCGGCTTCATCCAGTCGCGGTCGCGCGTCAAGGAGGACACCGTGATCGGCGTGGTGTTCACCGCGCTGTTCTCCCTGGGCCTCGTGATGATCTCCCGCGTGTCCAGCGACGTGCACCTCTCGCACATCCTGTTCGGGGACGTGCTCGGCATCAGCGACGCCGACCTGTGGCAGACCGTCATCGCGGGCGCCGTCGCGCTGGGCGCCATCCTGATCCTGCGGCGCGACCTGCTGCTGTACGTGTTCGACGCCACGCACGCCCGCTCCATCGGCCTGAACACCGGGCTGCTGTACGGCGCGCTGCTGGTCATCCTGGCCCTGACCATCGTCAGCGCCCTGCAGACCGTCGGCGTGATCCTGGTCGTCGCGATGCTCATCACGCCCGGCGCGACCGCGTACCTGCTCACCGACCGCTTCAGCCGCATGATGATCCTGGCCGTCACGGCCGGCGTGCTGTCCAGCCTGATCGGCACGTACGCCAGCTACTTCCTGGACGGCGCCACCGGCGCGTGCATCGTCCTCACGCAGAGCGTCCTGTTCGGCCTGGCGTTCCTGTTCGCCCCGAAACACGGCCAGCTGGCCCGCCGCCGCCAGCAGCAGCGCGAACGGCAGGCCGAACTGCAGGGCTGA
- a CDS encoding metal ABC transporter ATP-binding protein, whose protein sequence is MSAPALDVQDVSVAYGGGRLALRRATLSLQPGRICGLVGMNGAGKSTLFKTIMGFLPPLSGQVQVFGHGVRHAQKAGWIAYVPQAEAVDWDFPVSVRDVVTMGRQGRMGLLRRPSGADRAAVQDALDRVAMTDFAERQIGELSGGQRKRAFLARALAQDARLLLLDEPFGGVDVGTSEAITTLLSDLAGGGRSVLVSTHDLGTLETFCDDVALIADRTVLTVGPTAQVLTAPNLALTFGGRSPLHDPARIPARPTEVR, encoded by the coding sequence GTGAGCGCCCCCGCGCTGGACGTGCAGGACGTCAGCGTCGCGTACGGCGGCGGCCGCCTCGCGCTGCGCCGCGCCACCCTGAGCCTGCAACCGGGCCGCATCTGCGGACTGGTCGGCATGAACGGCGCCGGGAAGAGCACCCTGTTCAAGACCATCATGGGCTTCCTGCCCCCGCTGTCCGGGCAGGTGCAGGTGTTCGGGCATGGCGTCCGGCACGCGCAGAAGGCCGGGTGGATCGCGTACGTCCCGCAGGCCGAGGCGGTCGACTGGGACTTCCCCGTCAGCGTGCGCGACGTGGTCACCATGGGCCGCCAGGGCCGCATGGGCCTCCTGCGCCGCCCCTCGGGCGCCGACCGGGCGGCCGTGCAGGACGCCCTGGACCGCGTCGCCATGACCGACTTCGCCGAGCGGCAGATCGGGGAACTGTCCGGCGGGCAGCGCAAACGCGCGTTCCTGGCCCGCGCGCTGGCACAGGACGCCCGGCTGCTGCTCCTCGACGAACCCTTCGGCGGCGTGGACGTCGGCACCAGCGAGGCCATCACCACCCTGCTCAGCGACCTCGCGGGCGGGGGCCGCAGCGTCCTCGTCAGCACCCACGACCTCGGCACGCTGGAAACCTTCTGCGACGACGTCGCCCTGATCGCCGACCGCACCGTCCTGACGGTCGGGCCCACCGCGCAGGTCCTCACGGCCCCGAACCTCGCCCTGACCTTCGGGGGCCGCTCGCCGCTGCATGACCCCGCCCGCATTCCCGCGCGCCCCACGGAGGTCCGCTGA
- a CDS encoding metal ABC transporter substrate-binding protein codes for MTSSFLPVLAVAALLLTACRPAPPQTTAPQGDDDRPTVLTTFTILADMARAVAGDRAEVVSITKPGAEIHGYQPTPSDLIRAQDADLILNNGLNLERWFTRFTRDLDAPTVTLTDGIEPVNITADAYAGKPNPHAWMAPKNALIYVENIRRALTDLDPAGAETYRAGADAYAKQIREVDRQLATQLGQLPPERRALVTCEGAFSYLARDYGLKELYLWPVNAEEGQGTPRQIRAVIDAVRAQGVPAVFCESTVSDKGMRQVARESGARYAGALHVDSLSDEVPTYLDLLRKDADTILAGLTGGQP; via the coding sequence ATGACCTCCTCTTTCCTGCCGGTGCTGGCCGTGGCGGCCCTGCTCCTCACCGCCTGCCGCCCCGCTCCGCCCCAGACCACCGCGCCCCAGGGCGACGACGACCGGCCCACCGTCCTGACCACCTTCACGATCCTCGCCGACATGGCCCGCGCCGTCGCCGGGGACCGCGCCGAGGTCGTGTCCATCACGAAACCCGGCGCGGAGATCCACGGGTACCAGCCCACCCCCAGCGACCTGATCCGCGCGCAGGACGCCGACCTGATCCTCAACAACGGCCTGAACCTCGAACGCTGGTTCACCCGCTTCACGCGGGACCTCGACGCGCCCACCGTGACGCTCACCGACGGCATCGAACCGGTGAACATCACCGCCGACGCGTACGCGGGCAAACCCAACCCGCACGCCTGGATGGCCCCGAAGAACGCCCTGATCTACGTCGAGAACATCCGCCGCGCCCTGACGGACCTCGACCCGGCCGGAGCCGAGACGTACCGCGCAGGCGCCGACGCGTACGCGAAGCAGATCCGCGAGGTCGACCGGCAGCTCGCCACGCAGCTGGGCCAGCTGCCCCCCGAACGGCGCGCGCTGGTCACCTGCGAGGGCGCGTTCAGCTACCTCGCCCGCGACTACGGCCTGAAGGAACTGTACCTCTGGCCCGTCAACGCAGAGGAAGGCCAGGGCACGCCCCGGCAGATCCGCGCCGTGATCGACGCCGTGCGCGCCCAGGGCGTCCCCGCCGTGTTCTGCGAGAGCACCGTGTCCGACAAGGGCATGCGGCAGGTCGCGCGCGAATCCGGCGCGCGCTACGCCGGGGCGCTGCACGTCGACTCCCTGTCGGACGAGGTGCCCACCTACCTGGACCTGCTGCGCAAGGACGCCGACACCATCCTCGCGGGCCTGACCGGCGGCCAGCCGTGA
- the dhbA gene encoding 2,3-dihydro-2,3-dihydroxybenzoate dehydrogenase, which yields MSGTDWTSRVALVTGAAQGIGAAVASALAARGARVLATDRQPIPPDLAGQPGVVPYPLDVTDPRTAEQAVAHAETTLGPLTDLVNVAGVLRPGPLTDLSDEDWHATFAVNTSGVFFVSRAATRVMRARGRGAVVTVGSNAAHIPRTGMGAYAASKAAAAHLTRTLGLELAGSGVRCNLVSPGSTDTAMQRQLWTAPGAEHRVIAGDPETYRTGIPLGRIAQPADIVHAVLFLLSDEARHITLADLTVDGGATLGC from the coding sequence GTGAGCGGCACCGACTGGACGTCGCGGGTCGCCCTCGTCACCGGCGCCGCGCAGGGCATCGGCGCGGCGGTCGCCTCGGCGCTCGCCGCGCGGGGCGCGCGGGTGCTCGCCACGGACCGCCAGCCCATCCCGCCCGACCTCGCCGGGCAGCCCGGCGTCGTGCCGTACCCGCTGGACGTGACCGACCCGCGCACCGCCGAGCAGGCCGTCGCGCACGCCGAGACGACCCTGGGCCCCCTGACGGACCTCGTGAACGTCGCGGGCGTCCTGCGCCCCGGCCCCCTGACGGACCTGAGCGACGAGGACTGGCACGCCACGTTCGCGGTGAACACCAGCGGCGTGTTCTTCGTGTCCCGCGCCGCCACGCGGGTCATGCGCGCGCGCGGACGCGGAGCGGTCGTCACGGTCGGCTCGAACGCCGCGCACATTCCCCGGACCGGCATGGGCGCCTACGCGGCCAGCAAGGCCGCCGCCGCGCACCTGACCCGCACGCTGGGCCTGGAACTCGCCGGAAGCGGCGTGCGCTGCAACCTCGTCTCGCCCGGCAGTACCGACACGGCCATGCAGCGCCAGCTGTGGACCGCGCCCGGCGCCGAGCACCGCGTGATCGCCGGGGACCCCGAGACGTACCGCACCGGCATTCCCCTCGGGCGGATCGCGCAGCCGGCCGACATCGTCCACGCCGTCCTGTTCCTCCTGTCGGACGAGGCGCGGCACATCACCCTGGCGGACCTCACCGTGGACGGCGGCGCGACCCTGGGCTGCTGA
- a CDS encoding condensation domain-containing protein: protein MTVPLPVTLAQRSLWTDLDDPDGSVLNHVVETLDLRGPLDPARFEVALTRALADVAALHVRYASVDGQPAQLPTGELPRPPGRLDWLAHPDPEGQARAHERAATRRPLGLRTGDLYRHALHRLADDHWRWVFVTHHIALDGYGVTQFLTQLAAHHRALGGLHAPPAPFGPLAAPAQEDRAYDGSAQQRADGARLRAAYADLPFEAAPLLHLGLQIGHRAQRTVPAALVRSLRSVTSAWGAAWPDALNAACAAQWHARTGEQAVLIAAPVMLRLGSAAAHVPCMRMNLVPLRIEVHPGDDLATLTRRAQAARTHAQGAAPYRLERLWADLDRRRLFGPEVNVIPFAAPLDLGPGLEVTRDTPASGPVEDLAYTFSGWRDDLTVTADGHPVLHTPQSLEALLDDLLRRLHAGLRAPALREVSA, encoded by the coding sequence GTGACGGTGCCGCTGCCCGTCACGCTCGCGCAGCGCAGCCTCTGGACGGACCTGGACGACCCGGACGGCAGCGTCCTGAACCACGTCGTGGAGACGCTCGACCTGCGCGGCCCGCTCGACCCGGCGCGGTTCGAGGTGGCCCTGACCCGCGCCCTGGCGGACGTCGCGGCCCTGCACGTCCGCTACGCGTCGGTGGACGGCCAGCCCGCGCAGCTGCCCACCGGCGAGCTGCCCCGCCCGCCCGGGCGGCTCGACTGGCTCGCACACCCGGACCCCGAGGGGCAGGCCCGCGCGCACGAGCGGGCTGCCACGCGCCGCCCGCTGGGCCTGCGGACCGGGGACCTGTACCGGCACGCCCTGCACCGCCTCGCGGACGACCACTGGCGCTGGGTGTTCGTCACGCACCACATCGCGCTCGACGGGTACGGCGTGACGCAGTTTCTCACGCAGCTCGCCGCGCACCACCGCGCGCTGGGCGGCCTGCACGCGCCCCCCGCGCCGTTCGGGCCGCTCGCCGCGCCCGCCCAGGAGGACCGCGCGTACGACGGCAGCGCGCAGCAACGCGCGGACGGCGCCCGGCTGCGCGCAGCGTACGCGGACCTGCCGTTCGAGGCGGCGCCCCTCCTGCACCTGGGATTGCAGATCGGGCACCGCGCGCAGCGGACCGTCCCGGCCGCCCTCGTCCGTTCCCTGCGGAGCGTGACCTCCGCGTGGGGCGCCGCGTGGCCCGACGCGCTGAACGCCGCGTGCGCCGCGCAGTGGCACGCCCGCACGGGCGAGCAGGCCGTATTGATCGCCGCGCCGGTCATGCTGCGCCTGGGCAGCGCCGCCGCGCACGTCCCGTGCATGCGCATGAACCTCGTGCCCCTGCGGATCGAGGTGCACCCGGGCGACGACCTGGCGACCCTGACCCGCCGCGCGCAGGCGGCCCGCACCCACGCGCAGGGCGCCGCGCCCTACCGCCTGGAGCGCCTCTGGGCGGACCTGGACCGGCGGCGCCTGTTCGGCCCGGAGGTGAACGTCATCCCGTTCGCCGCGCCACTCGACCTCGGCCCGGGGCTGGAGGTCACGCGCGACACGCCGGCGTCCGGCCCGGTCGAGGACCTCGCGTACACCTTCAGCGGCTGGCGGGACGACCTGACCGTCACGGCCGACGGCCACCCGGTCCTGCACACGCCGCAGAGCCTGGAGGCCCTGCTGGACGACCTGCTGCGGCGCCTGCACGCCGGACTGCGCGCCCCGGCCCTGCGGGAGGTGAGTGCGTGA